The sequence below is a genomic window from Thalassomonas haliotis.
TACTGGGTCAGGCCGGCTTAAGGTTGCTGCTGGCAGATAGTGGTATGCTGGCCATTGGCGGCGTTAAACTGATCTATGGTGGTACCGACACAATCGGTATTGCTTTCACTAAAACTGTCCATATCGTCGTTAAACTGTTGCCTTGCTGTGCCATAGGCTTGTATCGCCTGCTCAAAAGCCTGCACTGTCATACCGACAGCACCGCTAAATTGCGGAAAGGGATGTGTGCTTAAGAATTGCATAAAGTCCAAACCGTGACGGCCTTCGTGAAAACCTAAACTGGTATTTCCCCCCTGAACATCTGCTGCTGTTGTGCCGCGCCCGTAACCTGAACCCGAACTCGCACTGACCCCACCACCATAGGTAGTCACTATGGTAATGGTCGTCGCTCCCGGGCCGGTAAAGGAGGTCACCCGGCCGCCACTGCTCTGATAATTTATGTTATAAGCCCCGATTGAAAAGGAGGTTTGTGCCCGGTTGGCCATTGCCGGATCGGCACTGACTGCATCCGGCAGGAAAACAACATTAACACCGCCGACATGCAAATTTGTCCCCCCCGCCGCATTGGCCTGGGTACCAAAAGGCTGTGGTGTTGAAATCCCGGGGATGCTGACATGGCTGGGCGGCGGCGGTGCTTCCCCCAAAACTTCCTGGCGGCAGTGATCCCGGCTGCCTTCCCCCATAATACGCATACATGCGGCCAATTCTGTGGCTTCGCGATAGGGCAAGGTTGAACCCGGAAAGCTTTGCTCTGGGTTTGCAGGGTCAAAAGGTATCCGCTGGCTCACACCAGATGAGCTTTCCCCCTGACGCAAGATAGCCGTTACCCTGGGGCTTTGTCCGATAAAGGAGGGACGGCCGTGAACAAGAGTTGCAGCTGCTGACTTGGATTTCGGCTGCTTTTTCTGTAGCAAAGTATGCATTTTCTCTCCCTGAATTTTGTTCCTCGATAGCCGATACGTTTAATTAAGAGTTTATAAAACAACCTGGCTGCGGCATTTTTTACTATAGGCATAAAGCGATTAACATTCAGCCCGGCCTGCCAGATAACCGCGATAACTCATTGCTTAACAGCCGCTCCTCCCATTCCCAAAGATGTTAGCCACTATTTTCCGACATAAGGATTACCAGCCCAGATAAAAGCAGTTAGGTCATTTTTACCATAGACCGACGATAATTTAATCAATTATCTTGTGCCGGTGACGATGTTGTCACTCTTGACGAAAAAAACAACAAAAAACCGGCAAGACACTAAGTGCCCCCTTGGATTCAGTGCGCTGACAAGCCAAATTGCCAGGCATTAACTTATAAAATAAAGAATAAAGAATCCTCAGGGGGCATAGCTGCAGGGAAGCGGTGCAGGCTGATTTATCGTTGTCCGTCAAGTCACAAAGGAATAGCAACTATGAACAAATTATTAAACAGAATCACCCGCACTAGCCTGGTCCTTGGAACCGCTGCAGGCATGCTCGCCTCCCCTTTATCATCCGCTTATGCCGGGAGCAGCTGGAATATCGGCTCAGGTATTTATGATGTCACCGGTCCCGCCGCCGATGCCGGCATGGTGGGTTACGGCGATACCAGCCAGACCACCAAAGGTATACACACCCGCTTATGGTCCCGGGCTTATGTTGTCGAAAAACCCGCCACAGGCAAACGCATGGCTTTTGTCAGCGCCGATATCCAGAGCATTCCCCAGGGGGTTAAACAGGCGGTGGTCGCCAAACTTAAAAGCCGCTACGGCAATTTATACGACGACAGCAATGTCATGCTAACCGCCACCCATACCCATGTCGGACCCGGCGGATATGATCATTATGTGCTGCTCAACCTCAGCGCCCTGGGTTATGACGAGCTCAATTTTGATGTCATCGTTGACGGCATTTACCAGTCAATTGTCCGGGCAACCGATACCTTAGCCCCCGGCAGCATCAAATTTAACCGCGGCGATTTGCTCGATACCAGCTACAACCGCAACCCAGTACCCTACGCGCAAAACCCGGATGCCGCCAACTACAGCCATACCACCAACAAATCCATGAGCCTGTTGAAATTTGTCCGCGATGACGGCATCGAAATCGGTATGCTTAACTGGTTCCCGGTGCATGCCGTCTCCAACGATCAGAGCCAACGCCTGATCAGCGCAGACAACAAAGGCATTGCCAGCCAGCTGTTTGAGCGGGATCACAACGCCGATTACAGCCAGTCACTGACTTTTGTCGCCGCCTTTGCCAACAGTAACGAAGGAGATGTTTCCCCCAACAGCCACGGGCAAAATACTCCTGGTAGCAACCATGAAAGAGCCATCACCTCGGGACAAAAACAATACGCCAAGGCCCGCAGCCTGTATGACAACGCCAGCATCACCTTAAGCAGTGCCGGCAATCTTGATTACCGCCACCAGTACGTGGACTTTCCCGGTTACCAGGTCGGTAGTGAATTTACCGGCTCAGATGCTGCCAGCATTTGTGACGGCGCCATCGGCTGGTCTATGGTAGCAGGCTCCAGCTGGGACGGCCCCACCAATATGGAAGGTATTTTTGAAGGCATGACGGTTGACAACGAAGGTACCGCCTGGAACAAGGATGCCAGTTTATACGACAGCTATTTGGGCAAATACGCCCTGTTTGGTTGGATGAACCTGTTCTCAGGCAGCAGCCTGTTAGCCAATGCCGATGATGATCCCTGCCAATATCCTAAACCGACCTTTGTTAACCGCGAAGCCATAGGCGCCGAGCTTTATACCACTACCTTACCGTTCCAGATGTTTATCCTCGACTCCCTGGCCATAGTCTCAGTGCCGGGTGAGATGACCACCATGGCAGGACGCCGCCTTGAAGCCCACCTGCTCGGGGAGCTTGCCCCCATGGGAGTCGATAAAATCGTTATCGCAGGTTTAGCCAACGCCTATACCGGTTATATCACCACGCCACAAGAGTATTCGATGCAGTATTATGAAGGCGGCCATACCGTATACGGCGCCAATACCTTGCCCGCTTATACCCAGATTTATCACAATATGGCCAATGCCCTGGTGAGCGGCAGCGCGGTTGACGCCGGACCAAGCCCGAAAGACTTAAGCGATGACCAGATCATCACAAAAATCGGCGTGGTTTATGATGATAAACGCCTGTGGGAAAGCTTCGGCCAGATCACCAAAGATACCAATAACAGCTATAGCTACGGCGATACCATAATGGCGGAATTTCGCTCCGGTCATCCCCGCAACAACCTGAAAACGATGGATACTTTCTTGAAGGTACAAAAGAAAGTTAACGGCAGCTGGCAGACCGTATTAACCGACAACGATATCGAGACACAATTTAAATGGATCCGCGATACCGATGCCGACTGCCTGGCCTGCTCCAACGCCCGGGTCTACTGGACGCCAGGTGTCGATACCCCGTCAGGTACCTACCGTATGAAACACCAGGGCCACTGGAAGTCCGGTTGGACCGGCAATATCTCCAGCTACTCCGGCACCTCAGACTCCTTCACTTATACAAAGTAAGTGACAGCTGAAATACCAGCCAAAGTGATTATTGCCGCATAAGGTGCAGCAATAATCACCTCCATGCCCCAGGAGGGGTTTTCCCCAAGGGATACACTTAACAAGGATGAACAATGAAATTTAAAAAGAAGGCACTTGCCGGATTAATCATAACATCGTTCGGTTTTCAGCCAATGCCCTGTCGGCCTGGCATAACTGTCTAGTCCTGAGATAAACCTCCAAAGTGTCAACTTACCTAAGGGCGGGACAAAGTTAAAAAGGCAGGCAATCATATGATTGCCTGCCTTTTTTTAACAGGTTAACAGCAAGTTACTAAATAACTTATTCCCACTCAATTGTTGCCGGCGGCTTACCTGAAATGTCGTAAACCACCCGGGAAATACCGTCGACTTCATTGATGATGCGGTTGGAGACTAAGCCTAAGAAATCATAAGGCAAGTGCGCCCAATGTGCGGTCATAAAGTCTATGGTTTCCACGGCGCGCAGTGACACTACCCAGTCGTACTTACGGCCATCGCCCATGACCCCGACCGAGCGTACCGGCAAGAACACGGTAAAGGCCTGGCTGACCTTATTGTAAAGATCGGCTTTATGCAGCTCTTCGATAAAGATCGCATCGGCGCGGCGCAGCAGGTCGCAATATTCCTTTTTCACGTCACCCAATACCCGAACCCCTAAACCCGGCCCCGGGAACGGGTGACGGTATAACATGTCGTAGGGTAAGCCCAGCTCCAGACCAATTTTACGCACTTCATCTTTAAAGAGTTCACGCAGCGGCTCAACCAGACCCAGCTCCATGTCTTCCGGCAAACCGCCGACATTATGGTGCGACTTGATCACATGGGCCTTACCGGTAGCAGAAGCCGCCGATTCGATCACATCCGGGTAAATGGTGCCTTGCGCCAGCCACTTGGCATTTTCCAGTTTACCGGCTTCTTCATCGAAGACTTCAACGAAAACATTACCGATGATCTTGCGCTTGGCTTCCGGATCCTTCTCTCCCGCCAGACGGTCAAGGAACCTTTGCTCGGCATTGACATGCACGATATTCAACCCGAAATGATCGCCAAACATGTCCATCACCTGCTTGCCTTCATTAAGACGTAACAGGCCATTGTCAACAAAAACGCAGGTCAGCTTATCGCCGATAGCCCGGTGTAATAACATGGCAACCACGGAGGAGTCGACGCCGCCGGATAAACCTAACACCACTTCGTCGTCGCCGACCTGGGCTTTCATTTTCGCCACGGCATCTTCGATGATAGAAGCCGAAGTCCAAAGTTTTTCACAACGGCAGATATCGACCACAAAATGCTCAAGAATACGCATGCCCTGCTTGGTATGGGTCACTTCCGGGTGGAATTGTACGCCGTAGAATTGCTTGTCTTCATTGGCCATGGCGGCGTAGGCACAGCTTGGCGTTTGTGCGATAGTGGTAAAACCTTCCGGGATACCGGAAACTTTATCGCCGTGGCTCATCCACACATCCAGCATAGCATTGCCGCTATCGCTCAAATGGTCTTCAATTTTCTTAAACAGGGCTGAATCACTAATCACTTCCACTGCGGCATAACCAAACTCTTTATGGGTAGAGCTTTGTACGCTGCCGCCCAGTTGTTCTGCCATGGTTTGCATACCGTAACAGATACCAAACACAGGTACGCCGGCATTAAAAACATATTCAGGGGCACGGGGAGAGTCGGTTTCGGTGACGCTTTCCGGGCCGCCGGCGAGGATAATACCGCTCGGGTTAAATTCACGAATTTGCGCTTCGCTGACATCCCAGGCCCATAACTCACAATAAACACCAATTTCACGCACACGGCGGGCAATCAACTGGGTGTACTGGGAGCCGAAATCTAATATCAGTATTCGGTGATCATGAATATCTTTTGTCATAACAAACCCTTAAATGCATTAACTTAACTGCTGTCAGTTAAGTAGGTAAAACCCGCCAACCTGGGCTTTATTGATAGAAGTAAAGCCAAAGTCAGCAAGTTTAAAATAATAAGTGAGCGCCGCTGCAACCGGATAAGTCATCAGCGGCATAAGAGTATTTAGCCTAAGATTAGCCCATACGGTAGTTAGGCGCTTCTTTGGTGATAGTGACATCATGCACATGTGATTCACCCATGCCCGCTGCCGTAATTTTCATAAACTGAGGTTTAGTACGCATCTGCTCAATATTGGCACAACCTGTCAGCCCCATAGAAGAACGTACCCCGCCCATTTGCTGGTGGATAATCGCCGCTACCGGCCCTTTGTAGGCAACACGGCCTTCGATACCTTCAGGAACCAGCTTGTCAGCCTCGCTCGGCTTCTGGAAGTAACGGTCGCTGGAACCGTCTTTCTGGTTCATGGCCCCCAATGAGCCCATGCCGCGGTAAGACTTGTAGTAACGTCCCTGGTATAACTCGACTTCACCGGGAGATTCTTCAGTACCGGCAAACATACTGCCCACCATCACACAATGGGCACCGGCAACTAAGGCCTTGGCAATATCGCCGGAGAAACGGATACCGCCATCGGCAATTACCGGGATATCTGTAT
It includes:
- a CDS encoding neutral/alkaline non-lysosomal ceramidase N-terminal domain-containing protein, coding for MNKLLNRITRTSLVLGTAAGMLASPLSSAYAGSSWNIGSGIYDVTGPAADAGMVGYGDTSQTTKGIHTRLWSRAYVVEKPATGKRMAFVSADIQSIPQGVKQAVVAKLKSRYGNLYDDSNVMLTATHTHVGPGGYDHYVLLNLSALGYDELNFDVIVDGIYQSIVRATDTLAPGSIKFNRGDLLDTSYNRNPVPYAQNPDAANYSHTTNKSMSLLKFVRDDGIEIGMLNWFPVHAVSNDQSQRLISADNKGIASQLFERDHNADYSQSLTFVAAFANSNEGDVSPNSHGQNTPGSNHERAITSGQKQYAKARSLYDNASITLSSAGNLDYRHQYVDFPGYQVGSEFTGSDAASICDGAIGWSMVAGSSWDGPTNMEGIFEGMTVDNEGTAWNKDASLYDSYLGKYALFGWMNLFSGSSLLANADDDPCQYPKPTFVNREAIGAELYTTTLPFQMFILDSLAIVSVPGEMTTMAGRRLEAHLLGELAPMGVDKIVIAGLANAYTGYITTPQEYSMQYYEGGHTVYGANTLPAYTQIYHNMANALVSGSAVDAGPSPKDLSDDQIITKIGVVYDDKRLWESFGQITKDTNNSYSYGDTIMAEFRSGHPRNNLKTMDTFLKVQKKVNGSWQTVLTDNDIETQFKWIRDTDADCLACSNARVYWTPGVDTPSGTYRMKHQGHWKSGWTGNISSYSGTSDSFTYTK
- the guaA gene encoding glutamine-hydrolyzing GMP synthase, producing MTKDIHDHRILILDFGSQYTQLIARRVREIGVYCELWAWDVSEAQIREFNPSGIILAGGPESVTETDSPRAPEYVFNAGVPVFGICYGMQTMAEQLGGSVQSSTHKEFGYAAVEVISDSALFKKIEDHLSDSGNAMLDVWMSHGDKVSGIPEGFTTIAQTPSCAYAAMANEDKQFYGVQFHPEVTHTKQGMRILEHFVVDICRCEKLWTSASIIEDAVAKMKAQVGDDEVVLGLSGGVDSSVVAMLLHRAIGDKLTCVFVDNGLLRLNEGKQVMDMFGDHFGLNIVHVNAEQRFLDRLAGEKDPEAKRKIIGNVFVEVFDEEAGKLENAKWLAQGTIYPDVIESAASATGKAHVIKSHHNVGGLPEDMELGLVEPLRELFKDEVRKIGLELGLPYDMLYRHPFPGPGLGVRVLGDVKKEYCDLLRRADAIFIEELHKADLYNKVSQAFTVFLPVRSVGVMGDGRKYDWVVSLRAVETIDFMTAHWAHLPYDFLGLVSNRIINEVDGISRVVYDISGKPPATIEWE